From the Accumulibacter sp. genome, one window contains:
- a CDS encoding LPS-assembly protein LptD, producing MAGPPLALQAATAVQPSPPDSDVPRPVFLSGRSLSGVLDREVVAEEDAELRQAGAVLTADRMTYSPVEDEVEATGNVELRQAEDRISGAQARLKLEDQVGFVDQASYFIKRQPTVVPAADVDQTTGFAAPRVIAIKPGQSKVKTAPKPASELTEARGEAGRIDLEGENQFRLTSATYTTCKPGSEDWYLTVADLKLDYDNEVGTGSDATIRFFDVPILHSPWMSFPLNNERKSGFLTPSYGSSNSSGIEVTVPYYWNIAPNMDATFEPRLLTKRGVQLGSQFRYLNEAFGGIYRGEALVEYLPHDRLADRDRWGVGLQYSQATASGFSGTVNYNRVSDNDYYTDLSSRITDTSRVQLLQQGTVTYSGGGWWTATANVQSFQTLEPDPKNPVTKPYRLLPQITVNARQPDLFFTDSSFYGQYTSFVHPEKALVEGQRIVLQPQISVPFVTPGWYVTPRVGVNITHYDLSYPAGSVLRPESISRTLPIFSVDSGMTFERSSVWFDREYTQTLEPRLFYLNIPYKNQDDIPIFDTALADFNFAQIFADNQFSGWDRFNNANQLTAALSSRLIDPVTGAEVMRTMIGQLFYFTDDKVALPGTTNRKWGSSDFLAAFSGQIWPRVYVDAALQYDPSDSQFERYAVGARYHPSPGRALNASYIFNTEASVPIKQVDLSGYWPITGRWQAVGRYNYSFLQNTPIEIIGGLEYNAGCWAVRTVAHRLQTAQADSTTQFFVQLELNGLSSLGSSTQSLLQRRIPGYAGGATGSDEGLAQW from the coding sequence CTCGATCGCGAGGTCGTCGCCGAGGAGGATGCCGAGCTGCGCCAGGCCGGCGCCGTCCTCACCGCCGACCGGATGACCTATTCGCCGGTCGAGGACGAGGTCGAGGCAACAGGCAACGTCGAGTTGCGGCAGGCCGAAGACCGCATTTCGGGTGCGCAGGCACGCCTCAAACTCGAGGATCAGGTCGGCTTTGTCGACCAGGCGTCCTACTTCATCAAGCGGCAACCGACGGTCGTGCCAGCCGCCGACGTGGACCAGACGACAGGTTTCGCTGCGCCGCGGGTGATCGCCATCAAGCCGGGTCAGAGCAAGGTCAAGACGGCGCCGAAGCCGGCCAGCGAGTTGACCGAGGCGCGTGGCGAGGCCGGGCGCATCGATCTGGAAGGCGAGAATCAGTTCCGTCTGACCAGCGCGACCTACACTACCTGCAAGCCAGGCAGCGAAGACTGGTATCTGACCGTCGCCGACCTCAAGCTGGATTACGACAACGAGGTGGGAACAGGAAGCGACGCCACGATCCGCTTCTTCGACGTGCCGATTCTCCATTCGCCATGGATGTCGTTCCCGTTGAACAACGAGCGCAAGTCGGGTTTCCTGACCCCGAGCTATGGTTCCAGCAACAGCAGCGGTATCGAAGTGACGGTGCCCTACTACTGGAACATCGCGCCGAACATGGACGCCACCTTCGAACCGCGGCTGCTGACCAAGCGTGGCGTGCAACTCGGCAGCCAGTTTCGCTACCTCAACGAGGCGTTTGGCGGCATCTACCGCGGTGAGGCGCTGGTCGAATATCTGCCACATGACCGGCTGGCGGACCGGGATCGCTGGGGCGTCGGTCTGCAGTACTCGCAGGCGACGGCGAGCGGCTTCAGCGGGACGGTGAACTACAACCGCGTCTCGGACAACGACTATTACACCGACCTATCGAGCCGCATCACGGATACGTCGCGCGTACAACTCCTGCAGCAGGGGACCGTCACCTATAGCGGCGGTGGTTGGTGGACGGCGACGGCCAACGTCCAGTCTTTCCAGACCCTGGAGCCGGACCCGAAGAATCCGGTCACGAAGCCATATCGTCTGCTACCACAGATCACCGTCAATGCCCGGCAGCCGGATCTGTTCTTCACTGACAGTTCCTTCTACGGTCAGTACACCTCGTTCGTCCATCCCGAGAAGGCTCTGGTGGAAGGGCAGAGGATTGTCCTGCAGCCGCAGATTTCGGTTCCGTTCGTGACCCCAGGGTGGTACGTTACCCCAAGAGTGGGCGTAAACATCACCCACTACGACCTTTCTTATCCTGCCGGCAGCGTTCTGCGCCCGGAATCGATCAGCCGTACCTTGCCGATCTTCAGTGTCGATTCGGGAATGACTTTCGAAAGGTCGAGCGTCTGGTTCGACCGCGAGTACACGCAAACGCTCGAGCCCCGTCTGTTCTACCTCAACATTCCCTACAAGAACCAGGACGACATACCGATCTTCGACACCGCGCTGGCGGACTTCAATTTCGCCCAGATCTTTGCCGACAACCAGTTCTCCGGCTGGGATCGCTTCAACAATGCCAACCAGCTGACAGCTGCCCTGAGTTCACGCCTGATCGATCCGGTGACCGGGGCCGAGGTCATGCGCACGATGATTGGCCAACTTTTCTACTTTACGGACGACAAGGTGGCGTTGCCGGGTACCACCAACCGCAAGTGGGGGTCGTCCGATTTCCTGGCGGCTTTCAGTGGCCAGATCTGGCCCAGGGTGTATGTGGACGCGGCGTTGCAGTATGACCCAAGCGACTCGCAGTTCGAGCGCTACGCCGTTGGTGCCCGTTACCATCCATCGCCAGGCAGAGCGCTCAACGCGAGCTACATTTTCAATACCGAGGCTTCGGTGCCCATCAAGCAGGTCGACCTTTCCGGATATTGGCCGATCACTGGTCGCTGGCAGGCGGTGGGCCGCTACAACTACTCCTTCCTGCAGAATACGCCGATCGAGATCATCGGTGGCCTGGAATACAATGCCGGTTGCTGGGCCGTGCGCACGGTGGCACACCGGTTGCAGACGGCGCAGGCCGATTCGACGACGCAGTTCTTCGTCCAACTGGAACTCAATGGCCTGTCGAGCCTGGGTTCGAGCACCCAGAGCCTCCTGCAACGCCGCATTCCTGGCTACGCCGGTGGGGCGACAGGCAGTGACGAGGGTCTCGCCCAGTGGTAA